The Notoacmeibacter ruber DNA segment GGCTGCTACATCCGTGACGGCGCGGCGCTCGACAACCGGATCGATCCGATCGGGGCGCCGATCGTGAGCTATCTCAAGAACATTGATCGCCACCGCGTCGAATGGGTCTTCCCCGTCGATCCGGCCGACGGACAGTTCGAACTTCACCTGACCACCGAAACCGACAATGCAAACGTCCCGGTCTTCCCGGAATATTCGTATTACGAGGCGATGCCGGCCTGATCCGGCAGGGAGAGAAAGCGCATGGCGGATCCAGCACTCGACCCCGCGCGGCATCTGGCGCGGGGTGACGCCCCACTGATCGACGCCTTTCGGAAAGGCCTGCGCGAGCTGCACGAGCGGCTTCTGGTCACGACGGCGATTGTGGCCAAGCTCGACAGCCAGGAGCGGGCGGAGATCGACGCTCTGGTGCAGCGCTTCGCGGCGCAGTTCGGCACCGTTCTTCAGGACGCCGAAACCGTCATTCAGGCGATCCAGAGCGGCCAGTTCACAAGAGCCGCCGTGGTGGAAAGCGTGAGCTTCATGCCGACCGCGGAGCTGACGGTCACTCTCGACGCGCTCGATCCGCTCACCTTCGCCGTGACGCCCGTGGTGATGCTCGGCCGAACCGAGACCACGGAGGATTACGCGATTGCCCGCGTCATGGATTACAGCCCGGCGACGCGTCTTCTGACGGTTCAGATTCTTTCGGCCGAAGGCCAGGCCGGCCCGCATGATGACGTTCATGTCGAGGTCGGCGCGCTCTCCACATTGGCGCAGGCGGCGCAGCTGATCTCCGTCGAGGCGAAACGGGCGGAAGTGTCGGTGAACACGGTCGCAGTCGCGGCAGCGAAGACGGTCGTTCTGCAAGCCCGCGATGCGGTCCTCGACGCCTATGACCGCTTCGACGACCGTTATCTCGGCGAATTTGCCGCCGCACCATCGACCGACAATGATGGCGACCCGCTTCTCGGCGGAGCGCTCTATTTCGACACCACGGTCGAAGCAATGCAGGTCTTCACGGGATCGGCCTGGGTGGCGGCTTACGTCGCCGGTGGCATCTATGCGACCGAAGCCGAGCTGAACGCTCACACGGGCCGCGACGACAACCCGCATGGCGTGACGAAGGCGCAGATCGGGCTTGAGAACGTCGCGAACAAATCCGAAGCGGAGATGGTGGCTGCCGGCCCGGTAGCCGAAGCCATTGCCGCCAAACTGAATGGGCAACCGACTGAACTGGATGCGACCGGCGCGACCGCCTATGACTACAATGCACCGATGTTCATGGAGAGTGGTCGCTGGATGCAGGCTGGCGATGCTGGCGCAGCTGCTACCGCCAACCCACCCGCATTCTTAGCGCACTCTCTGGAGACAATCGCGACAGACGAAAAGGTTGTGCAGATCGCATACCTTCTCGCGAATGGGAGGCTTTCATCCAGGACTCTCAAAGATGGCGTGTGGTCAAAATGGGGACTTGGCCTAACCACAGATTCCATGTCCAGTGCCCCCGACTTCTCCGTCTCGCCTGAGGCGCCCGCCAAACGCAGCGCCATTAAAGCGTTCGTTGAAGAAACGCTCGAGGCTGGTATTGGGGCCAAGGCGCTCGGTGAGGGGCAAGCTTGGCAGAATAAGCAGGGCTCTCGAACTTACAACACCAGCTACCAGAACACCTCCGGCCGCTCGATCGAAGTCGTGATGTCCTATTCTAGCGGTGGGAGTAGCGGGCGAACTGTTCAGACGTCGAGTGACGGCGTCACCTGGATTGAAGTCGCTCAAGTCTCTAGTAGTAGCAGCGTTCTTGCGGGTACATCTTTTGCCGTACCGAACGGCCACTATTACCGGATCAATGGCAGCGTCTCTATCTTTTCGTGGGCGGAGTTGAGGTAATGAGTGAGCATTGTTTTTACCATCCAGATCGGGGTTGCTGGCAGACCACGGATCAACCATCCGCAGATACCCTCGCAGGGTACCCGGAGGGCACTTTCGAGATTCCCCTGAAGCCGGGACCGGATTTTGACTATGAAGGATCGGGATGGGTTGAGAGGCCAGCGCAGCCCCCAAGCTGGGAAGACGTTAACGCTTCACGGGATCGGCACATCGCCGAAGGAAAAGAATTCACGATCTTGGGATACGGGGCGCCTATCCATCTGACCGGCCGAACCCGCGACCTGGTGATCTATCAGAGCCGGCTTTCCTCAGCCGAGAAAATGCTCGCTGCAGGAGATACCGCCTCGACGCTGGTCATCCGCGATGGCGGCAACATCAACCGGCATCTGACAGCGGGCCAGACAGTCGAACTCATTACGAAGGCAATGAATTGGGTGGAGGCGGTGATGAAGATGTCGTGGGATATGAAGGATGGCCATGGCGACTTCCCCTATGGCATTCCGCCGGACTATGCCGAGCGCTGGCCATAATCGACGCCTGACCTCACCAGTACGTTTACTTTGTCAATAGGCTAACAGTCAGGGCAGCCGCAGAGTGAAGGTCTGACCACTCCAGCACGATCGAAGTTTAAATTCTTTTCCAATTCGCCGTAACAGCTGTATTAGGCTGCCGCATCGAAGTTCGACAGTTGCAGGGGAGGTCGGCAGCGGATGCGACCAGACAGAAACGAGATAGTTCTGGCCGATTTTAAGGGGACCGAATGTTCGATCATAAGCGATGGTCTGCCAGATAGGCTTTGGATGAATGTCGAAGGACCGACGTCGCGAACGCAAGATTGGGCAGCAATTGCAATGGTCTATCCTGCCATGTTTCGTCGGCAGGCGCTGAAGATCGAGGGAGCGATCTCAGAGACGCTTCTACGTTATCTCCGAGATGATATTCAAACAGTTCTGAAGGCCTACGATCCTCGGCTAGCTCGAGTGCCTGTTAATGTCGAAGAGACTCATCGAAATCGCGAAATTACATCGCGAACAGCGACGGGGTTTTCCGCAGGAGTCGACAGCTTTTTCACCCTAGGAACCCATCCCGAGATTACCGATCTCACAGTCTTCAATGTCGGAGCCATGGGTAAGGGCCGACCTAAAATCTTCGAGCGATATTTGCGTCGCACTCATGACTATGCGGCAAGGAAAGGTTTAGGCGCGATCACCGTAGATAGCAACTTGGATAAGATTTTTTCAGCCGCGACATGCAAAAAGGTAAATTTTCAAAAGACACATTCGTTACGCAATGCGGCAGCTGCCATGGCATCGGGAATAAGCAACTACCTTTACTCTTCCGGCGTGGATTACAACGCAGTTGCCATCCAACCGCATCGAGATACTGCCTATCTCGATGCAGTTCTACTTCCCTTGTTAAGTACGGAGTCGCTCAGAATTCATTCTGCCGGGTCGTCCTATACAAGAGTTGAGAAAACGCTTTTTGTTTCCGAGCTGCAAGATGCATGCGAAATGCTGGATGTCTGCGCCGGCAACCCAACGACAAGGTTTGGATTGAGCAAGCCTAATTGCTCGAAATGTTGGAAATGCGTCGAGACGCTGCTAACGCTCGAGGCGGCCGATAGGTTGGAGTTATTCGAGCCAGTGTTCGACATTGATTTCTATAAATCGAATCGAGACGAACTCCTGCTAGATCTGCTCATCGGCAAACACAGGCATGATCGCGCCGCAATCGAGACGTTTGATTTCGCCCGAAAAAGGGGGGTTCACCTACCGAATAACATACAAGTCACTCTATGGCGGCTTCGAAGACACCTTCGACGGAAAGCAGCAACAGGCTGAGTACGCCGTTGAAAGCCGCTTTGAAGAGCACTAGCGTTCGCGACGTGCTCGCCGGATTAAAGCGCTGACAGCTGTCAGCCTCTCTCGCCTCCACTCCTCCCGCCTAATGTGCCTCCGAGAGCAACACGCCCCGGAGCATTTCGTTCATGGCCAGCACTTCCGCCAATGTCGGCGTTCGCGTCCTATCCGACCTGCGCAGCACCACGGCCGCGATCGACACGCGCGATTCCACCGCGATCGGCCTTTGCCTGCCTCTGCCGAACATTCCCGACACCAACGCCATTCCATTCGACGAGCCTGTCCGGATCGCAACCGATGATCCGGTTCAGCTGGCGGCTCTCGGTCCGGGCCTCGCCTATGATGCGATCCGCCAGATCAAGGGCGAAGGGATCGAGACCGACATCGTCTTTGTCCGCGCCCAGGACGGCGCTGATCTGGAAACGCAGATCGGCCACATCTCCGGCGACGCCAATGCCCATACCGGCGTCTGGGCGCTGGCCGAAGCACTCTCCCACCTTCAGATCGAACCTGGCCTGATCATCGCACCCGGCTATGACAGCCAGCGGCTCGACAATGCGGCCAATCCGGTGGCGACGGCGATCGATGCCGTCTGCGATCGGATCATCGACTGCATGGGCGTCGTCAACACACCCGAAACGTCGCGCGAAGCGGCCGCCGAATATGCGAACGACTTCGCCACCTCCCTCAACATGATCGCGATGTATCCGCAGGGGCGCTATTTCTTCGACGGCGCGACCGTTTCGCGGCCTCTGAGCCCGGCGGTCGCCGCCGCGACGGTCCGGCGCGACAAGGAAGCCGGCAGTCCTTACAAAGCGGCCTGGAACAGGCCGCTCAAGGGCGTCACCGGCATGTCGCAGATCGTCACCTATCAGGACGGCCGTTCCGACCACGACGCCAACTATCTCGTCCAGCGCGGGGTCGGCACCGTCATCGAGGGCAAGCTCCTCTGGGCACCCTTCTCGACGGCCACCGATCCGACCACGGTCGGCTATCGCTCGATCAAGCGCATCCGGACGCGCCGCGCCATCGAAAAGGCGATGCTGCGGCCGCTGCGCCTCTACCTCTCCGAGGACATCACGCCCCATGCGGTGACCCTTCTCTTCCAGTCGCTCTCCGAAGCTCTGGAAGAGCGCATCTATGCCGGCGCGATCATTCCCGGCTCGGAAGTCATCTTCGACAAGGGTCTGAACCCGACCAACCTGCTGCGCGCTGGCGGCATGCGCGTGAAGCTGCGTTTCGAGGAGACGCCGGACCTCACGGACCTCGGCATCCATTCAGAGCCGCAGCCGGAGGCGTTTGACGTCCTTTCCGACAACATCCGTGTCGCCCTGGAGCGCATGAGCGCGGCCGGCATCCGCTACGTCGCCTGACCGGCCAGCCCAA contains these protein-coding regions:
- a CDS encoding phage tail sheath family protein, translating into MASTSANVGVRVLSDLRSTTAAIDTRDSTAIGLCLPLPNIPDTNAIPFDEPVRIATDDPVQLAALGPGLAYDAIRQIKGEGIETDIVFVRAQDGADLETQIGHISGDANAHTGVWALAEALSHLQIEPGLIIAPGYDSQRLDNAANPVATAIDAVCDRIIDCMGVVNTPETSREAAAEYANDFATSLNMIAMYPQGRYFFDGATVSRPLSPAVAAATVRRDKEAGSPYKAAWNRPLKGVTGMSQIVTYQDGRSDHDANYLVQRGVGTVIEGKLLWAPFSTATDPTTVGYRSIKRIRTRRAIEKAMLRPLRLYLSEDITPHAVTLLFQSLSEALEERIYAGAIIPGSEVIFDKGLNPTNLLRAGGMRVKLRFEETPDLTDLGIHSEPQPEAFDVLSDNIRVALERMSAAGIRYVA
- a CDS encoding pyocin knob domain-containing protein → MADPALDPARHLARGDAPLIDAFRKGLRELHERLLVTTAIVAKLDSQERAEIDALVQRFAAQFGTVLQDAETVIQAIQSGQFTRAAVVESVSFMPTAELTVTLDALDPLTFAVTPVVMLGRTETTEDYAIARVMDYSPATRLLTVQILSAEGQAGPHDDVHVEVGALSTLAQAAQLISVEAKRAEVSVNTVAVAAAKTVVLQARDAVLDAYDRFDDRYLGEFAAAPSTDNDGDPLLGGALYFDTTVEAMQVFTGSAWVAAYVAGGIYATEAELNAHTGRDDNPHGVTKAQIGLENVANKSEAEMVAAGPVAEAIAAKLNGQPTELDATGATAYDYNAPMFMESGRWMQAGDAGAAATANPPAFLAHSLETIATDEKVVQIAYLLANGRLSSRTLKDGVWSKWGLGLTTDSMSSAPDFSVSPEAPAKRSAIKAFVEETLEAGIGAKALGEGQAWQNKQGSRTYNTSYQNTSGRSIEVVMSYSSGGSSGRTVQTSSDGVTWIEVAQVSSSSSVLAGTSFAVPNGHYYRINGSVSIFSWAELR